Proteins from a single region of Sphingomonas morindae:
- the phaR gene encoding polyhydroxyalkanoate synthesis repressor PhaR: protein MAKAGSASDVVIIKKYANRRLYNTETSSYITLDHLAAMTREGREFKVLDARSDDDITHAVLTQIIMDEETRGQTMLPVSFLRQLIALYGDSMQSMVPQYLEASMEAFRRNQQQFRSAMEGAFAGGPFAELARRNMEMFEAAAGAFKAGKPGEAAAPAPVPAKDDELEKLKAQLASLQDKIDKIAK, encoded by the coding sequence ATGGCGAAGGCTGGTTCCGCATCCGACGTCGTCATCATCAAGAAGTACGCCAACAGGCGGCTCTATAATACCGAGACTTCGAGCTACATCACGCTCGATCACCTCGCCGCGATGACGCGCGAGGGCCGCGAGTTCAAGGTGCTCGACGCTCGGAGCGACGACGATATCACGCATGCGGTGCTGACGCAGATCATCATGGACGAGGAAACGCGCGGGCAGACGATGCTGCCGGTAAGCTTCCTGCGCCAGCTGATCGCGCTCTACGGCGATTCCATGCAGTCGATGGTGCCGCAATATCTGGAAGCCTCGATGGAGGCCTTCCGCCGCAACCAGCAGCAATTCCGATCGGCCATGGAAGGCGCCTTCGCCGGCGGCCCCTTCGCCGAGCTGGCGCGCCGGAACATGGAAATGTTCGAGGCGGCGGCGGGTGCGTTCAAGGCCGGCAAGCCGGGCGAGGCGGCGGCGCCCGCGCCCGTTCCCGCCAAGGACGATGAACTCGAGAAGCTCAAGGCCCAGCTCGCCAGCCTTCAGGACAAGATCGACAAGATCGCCAAATAG
- a CDS encoding YnfA family protein, whose protein sequence is MSLLIYALAAIAEIAGCSAMWAWARQGRSPLWLVPGLAALLLFAWLLTRIDTAAAGRAFAAYGGIYIIVALAWLWLADGVRPDRWDGAGAALCLAGAATILLAHR, encoded by the coding sequence CTGAGCCTGCTCATCTACGCACTGGCCGCGATCGCGGAGATCGCAGGCTGTTCGGCGATGTGGGCCTGGGCGCGGCAGGGCCGCTCGCCGCTGTGGCTGGTGCCCGGCCTGGCCGCGCTGCTGCTGTTCGCCTGGCTGCTGACGCGCATCGACACGGCGGCGGCGGGGCGCGCCTTCGCCGCCTATGGCGGGATCTACATCATCGTCGCGCTCGCCTGGCTGTGGCTGGCGGACGGCGTGCGGCCGGACCGCTGGGACGGCGCCGGCGCCGCGCTCTGTCTGGCGGGCGCCGCAACAATTCTCCTGGCGCATCGCTGA
- a CDS encoding 3-hydroxybutyrate dehydrogenase — protein sequence MFLKGKTALVTGSTSGIGLAVAGALADAGAAVMINGFGEDGAIAQACADLARRSGAGALHDGADMADAAAIEAMVARCADTLGAPDIVVANAGIQHVAPVDAFPPDMWDKVIAINLSAPFHLMRAALPAMKARGWGRIISTASAHSLVASPYKSAYVAAKHGLAGLTKTAALETARHGVTVNCISPGYVWTPLVEKQIPDTMAARGLTREQVMQDVLLASQPTKAFVTVEQVAAIALFLCRDEAAQVTGANWSVDGGWTAA from the coding sequence ATGTTCCTGAAAGGCAAGACCGCGCTGGTGACGGGGTCGACCTCGGGCATCGGCCTTGCCGTGGCCGGCGCGCTCGCCGATGCCGGCGCGGCGGTGATGATCAACGGCTTCGGCGAGGACGGGGCAATCGCTCAAGCCTGCGCCGATCTTGCCCGCCGCTCGGGCGCCGGCGCGCTGCACGACGGCGCCGACATGGCCGATGCCGCGGCGATCGAGGCGATGGTGGCGCGCTGCGCCGATACGCTCGGCGCGCCCGATATCGTCGTCGCCAATGCCGGCATCCAGCATGTCGCCCCGGTCGATGCCTTTCCGCCCGACATGTGGGACAAGGTGATCGCGATCAATCTCAGCGCGCCCTTCCACCTGATGCGCGCCGCGCTGCCGGCGATGAAGGCGCGTGGCTGGGGGCGGATCATCTCCACCGCGTCCGCCCATTCGCTCGTCGCCTCGCCTTACAAATCGGCCTATGTCGCCGCCAAGCACGGCCTGGCCGGGCTCACCAAGACCGCCGCGCTGGAAACCGCGCGGCACGGCGTCACGGTCAACTGCATCTCGCCCGGCTATGTCTGGACGCCGCTCGTCGAAAAGCAGATCCCCGATACGATGGCGGCGCGCGGCCTCACCCGCGAGCAGGTGATGCAGGATGTGCTGCTCGCCAGCCAGCCCACCAAGGCCTTTGTCACGGTCGAGCAGGTCGCCGCGATCGCGCTCTTCCTGTGCCGCGACGAGGCGGCGCAGGTGACCGGCGCCAATTGGTCGGTGGATGGCGGCTGGACCGCCGCCTGA
- a CDS encoding DUF4893 domain-containing protein, which produces MRRALLTSLALIALTGGCARSKICAPVVAAPDRAATLAPGAAVPDWRDAITDPDHIKLRGLRSSFLAGLQQARASGASAALDADTALFDPDQSQDSDGIRPGAYRCTTISLGSRLSGRPAYVADAPRACTITAEGALLRLSEGEGRQRLTGRLYPDAPSRDVFLGTLALEDEASAPRYGRDADRNAIGALERIGPDRWRLALPRPGWEAVILLIEIRPA; this is translated from the coding sequence ATGCGCCGTGCACTTCTGACGAGCCTGGCGCTGATCGCGCTGACCGGCGGCTGCGCGCGCAGCAAGATCTGCGCGCCCGTGGTCGCCGCGCCGGATCGCGCCGCCACGCTCGCCCCCGGCGCCGCCGTGCCCGACTGGCGCGACGCCATCACCGATCCCGATCACATCAAGCTGCGCGGGCTGCGCAGCAGCTTCCTGGCGGGCCTGCAACAGGCGCGCGCCAGCGGCGCTTCGGCCGCGCTGGATGCGGATACCGCGCTGTTCGATCCGGATCAGAGCCAGGACAGCGACGGCATCCGGCCGGGCGCCTATCGCTGCACCACGATCAGCCTGGGCAGCCGCCTGTCCGGCCGCCCCGCCTATGTCGCCGATGCGCCCCGCGCCTGCACCATCACCGCCGAAGGCGCGCTGCTGCGGCTCAGCGAGGGCGAGGGCCGGCAGCGGCTGACCGGGCGCCTCTATCCCGATGCGCCCTCCCGCGATGTGTTTCTCGGCACGCTGGCGCTCGAGGATGAGGCGAGCGCGCCGCGTTATGGCCGCGATGCGGACCGGAACGCGATCGGCGCGCTGGAGCGGATCGGCCCCGATCGCTGGCGGCTGGCGCTGCCCCGGCCGGGCTGGGAAGCGGTGATCCTGCTGATCGAGATCCGCCCGGCCTGA
- a CDS encoding alpha/beta fold hydrolase: MLRSETEGDPARRAAALAGLAAYQRAPRPERPPPPPTLARHGRARLLDYGGDGPPLLIVPSLINGPEILDLLPDLSMLRWLAGQGVRPLLLDWGSPSADERGLGIAGHVETLLLPLLRGLGEPVLLAGYCLGGTMALAAACRHPVRALALIAAPWRFAGFPEVARTGIAELWSQAGPLVERLGLLPLEVLQSGFWRLDSRRTIAKFEAFGAAPPDGLRTARFVAMEDWANGGPPLTEAAGRDLAETLFAADAPGHGAWMVGGAPVTPATLACPVLDIVSTTDRIVPAASAAGLGTRITLDLGHVGMIVGGQARARLWQPLARWLVDQAQSSAR; the protein is encoded by the coding sequence TTGCTGCGCAGCGAGACCGAGGGCGATCCGGCGCGGCGCGCGGCGGCGCTGGCGGGGCTGGCCGCCTATCAGCGTGCCCCCCGCCCGGAGCGGCCCCCGCCGCCGCCGACCCTGGCGCGCCACGGACGCGCCCGGCTGCTCGATTATGGCGGCGACGGGCCGCCGCTGCTGATCGTGCCCTCGCTCATCAACGGGCCGGAGATCCTCGATCTCCTGCCCGATCTCTCGATGCTCCGCTGGCTGGCCGGCCAGGGCGTGCGGCCGCTGCTGCTGGATTGGGGAAGCCCGAGCGCCGACGAGCGGGGGCTCGGCATCGCCGGCCATGTCGAGACGCTGCTGCTGCCTTTGCTGCGCGGTCTCGGCGAGCCGGTGCTGCTTGCCGGCTATTGCTTGGGAGGCACCATGGCGCTCGCCGCCGCCTGCCGTCACCCGGTGCGCGCGCTCGCGCTGATCGCGGCGCCATGGCGTTTCGCGGGCTTTCCCGAGGTCGCGCGGACCGGGATCGCCGAGCTGTGGAGCCAGGCCGGGCCGCTGGTCGAGCGGCTCGGCCTGCTCCCGCTCGAGGTGCTGCAGAGCGGCTTCTGGCGGCTCGATTCGCGCCGCACCATCGCCAAGTTCGAAGCGTTCGGCGCGGCCCCGCCCGATGGCCTACGCACCGCGCGCTTCGTGGCGATGGAGGATTGGGCCAATGGCGGCCCGCCGCTGACCGAGGCCGCCGGTCGCGATCTCGCCGAAACCCTGTTCGCCGCCGATGCGCCCGGTCACGGCGCGTGGATGGTGGGCGGCGCGCCGGTGACGCCCGCCACGCTCGCCTGCCCCGTGCTCGACATCGTGTCCACGACCGATCGGATCGTGCCCGCCGCCAGCGCCGCCGGCCTCGGCACGCGCATTACGCTCGATCTCGGCCATGTCGGGATGATCGTGGGCGGCCAGGCGCGCGCGCGGCTGTGGCAGCCGCTCGCGCGCTGGCTGGTCGATCAGGCCCAGAGCAGCGCGCGGTAG
- the ypfJ gene encoding KPN_02809 family neutral zinc metallopeptidase, whose product MRLDDYRSSDNVRDDGEGSGGGVGLGGGGGGMFGLLLSLVGSRFGLVGVLLVVGAAILFGGNPLALMGGGQQALPDRPATRQGAAQACAAGPAQRFSCQVLASTEDTWGKLFAAQGQSYRPTTLVFYRNSDSSGCGAAQSAMGPFYCPTDKSVYLDTSFYDELKTRFGAPGDFAQAYVVAHEVGHHVQDLLGLLPRVTAQQQQLDAKAANALQVRVELQADCYAGVWAANNRDRIEPGDVEEGLRAAHAIGDDVLQQQAQGRVVPDSFTHGSAAQRMAWLKKGLDTGDPARCDTFAAGADA is encoded by the coding sequence ATGCGCCTCGACGATTACCGCAGCAGCGACAATGTGCGCGACGATGGCGAGGGCAGCGGCGGCGGCGTCGGGCTGGGCGGTGGTGGCGGCGGCATGTTCGGCCTGCTGCTCAGCCTGGTCGGCTCGCGCTTCGGCCTGGTCGGCGTGCTGCTCGTGGTGGGCGCCGCGATCCTGTTCGGCGGCAATCCGCTCGCGCTGATGGGCGGCGGCCAGCAGGCGCTGCCGGATCGGCCCGCCACGCGCCAAGGCGCGGCGCAGGCCTGCGCGGCGGGCCCGGCGCAGCGTTTCTCCTGCCAGGTGCTCGCCTCGACCGAGGATACATGGGGCAAGCTGTTCGCGGCGCAGGGCCAAAGCTATCGGCCGACGACGCTCGTCTTCTATCGCAACAGCGATTCGTCGGGCTGCGGCGCGGCGCAATCGGCGATGGGGCCCTTCTACTGCCCCACCGACAAGAGCGTGTATCTCGACACCAGCTTCTATGACGAGCTCAAGACCCGCTTCGGCGCGCCGGGCGATTTCGCCCAGGCCTATGTGGTGGCGCACGAAGTGGGCCATCATGTGCAGGATCTGCTCGGCCTGCTGCCGCGCGTGACGGCGCAGCAGCAGCAGCTCGACGCCAAGGCCGCCAATGCGCTGCAGGTGCGGGTGGAGCTGCAGGCGGATTGCTATGCCGGCGTGTGGGCGGCGAACAACCGCGATCGGATCGAGCCGGGCGATGTCGAGGAGGGGCTGCGCGCGGCGCATGCGATCGGCGACGATGTGCTGCAGCAACAGGCGCAGGGCCGGGTGGTGCCGGACAGCTTCACCCATGGCAGCGCGGCGCAGCGCATGGCGTGGCTGAAGAAGGGGCTCGACACCGGCGATCCCGCCCGCTGCGACACCTTCGCCGCCGGGGCCGACGCCTGA
- a CDS encoding manganese efflux pump MntP, with translation MVGLVTLGALGLGLSVDAFAAAVCRGADGAGRRFATAVRVGAVFGFFEALTPAIGWALGLLLAGWIAAVDHWVAFGLLAAVGAHMLLAALRNAPAEAEAEPAGRANSPVRLALTALATSIDAMAVGVSLAVLHIDILTACLVIGGVTTVVATAGVLVGRTMGVWLGRWAEVLGGVALIAIGAAILYQHLSGAA, from the coding sequence ATGGTGGGATTGGTGACGCTGGGCGCGCTCGGCCTCGGCCTGTCGGTGGATGCGTTCGCGGCCGCCGTGTGTCGCGGCGCGGACGGCGCGGGCCGGCGCTTCGCCACGGCGGTGCGCGTCGGCGCGGTGTTCGGCTTTTTCGAGGCCCTCACCCCGGCGATCGGCTGGGCGCTGGGGCTGCTGCTCGCCGGCTGGATCGCCGCGGTGGATCATTGGGTGGCGTTCGGGCTGCTCGCCGCCGTGGGCGCGCACATGCTGCTCGCCGCGCTGCGCAACGCGCCCGCCGAGGCGGAGGCCGAGCCGGCCGGGCGGGCGAACAGCCCCGTGCGGCTCGCGCTCACCGCGCTCGCCACCAGCATCGATGCCATGGCGGTGGGTGTCAGCCTGGCGGTGCTGCACATCGATATCCTCACCGCCTGCCTGGTGATCGGCGGCGTGACGACGGTGGTGGCCACGGCGGGGGTGCTGGTGGGCCGAACCATGGGCGTGTGGCTGGGCCGCTGGGCCGAGGTGCTGGGCGGGGTGGCGCTGATCGCGATCGGCGCGGCGATCCTCTACCAGCATCTGAGCGGCGCCGCCTGA